A window of Pirellula sp. SH-Sr6A contains these coding sequences:
- the nadA gene encoding quinolinate synthase NadA: MTIATEPLPFAPYRELSNEHLSERIRAAKETLGSSLLILGHHYQQDEVIDHADLTGDSYQLSKLAADSAECRSIVFCGVHFMAETADILANRPEKIAERGGARVRVVLPDMAAGCSMADMAAIRQVEAAWDQLGEVIDTEDLTPVTYINSAASLKAFCGKHGGIVCTSSNAKAVLEWAFQRRKRVFFFPDQHLGRNTSLKMGITNDQMPVWNPHEDSLGGNSKDTIENSRVILWKGHCSVHQMFQAEHVHSFRKRIEGIQILVHPECPQEVNDIADISGSTSKIIETVRKAPAGTKWAIGTELHLVNRLKKEHPEQEIHFLSPLVCMCATMYRIDLPHLCWSLENLVAGTIVNEIQVKEDVSRWSLIALERMLSVK; this comes from the coding sequence ATGACGATCGCAACCGAGCCCCTTCCCTTTGCTCCTTACCGAGAGCTGAGCAACGAACACCTGAGCGAGCGCATTCGCGCCGCGAAGGAAACGCTGGGATCCAGTTTGTTGATTCTGGGGCACCATTACCAGCAGGACGAAGTCATCGATCACGCCGATTTGACCGGTGACTCGTACCAGTTGAGCAAACTGGCGGCCGACAGCGCCGAGTGCCGCTCGATCGTCTTTTGCGGTGTCCACTTCATGGCCGAAACCGCAGATATTCTCGCGAATCGGCCCGAGAAAATTGCCGAACGGGGAGGCGCCCGCGTTCGAGTCGTACTACCCGACATGGCGGCGGGCTGCTCCATGGCGGACATGGCGGCCATCCGCCAGGTCGAAGCAGCTTGGGACCAACTCGGCGAGGTCATCGATACCGAAGACCTCACTCCCGTCACCTACATCAATAGCGCCGCAAGTCTGAAAGCGTTTTGCGGCAAACATGGCGGGATTGTCTGCACTAGTAGCAATGCGAAAGCGGTTCTGGAGTGGGCCTTCCAACGACGCAAGCGCGTCTTCTTTTTTCCGGATCAGCATCTGGGACGAAACACATCCCTCAAAATGGGAATCACCAACGACCAAATGCCGGTCTGGAATCCACACGAAGATTCCTTGGGTGGAAACAGCAAAGATACGATCGAAAACTCCCGCGTCATCCTTTGGAAGGGACATTGTTCGGTGCACCAAATGTTCCAAGCGGAGCACGTTCATTCCTTCCGCAAACGGATCGAGGGAATCCAAATCCTCGTCCACCCGGAATGCCCTCAGGAAGTGAACGACATCGCGGATATCTCCGGCTCTACAAGCAAGATCATCGAAACCGTTCGCAAGGCCCCCGCAGGCACCAAATGGGCGATCGGCACCGAACTGCACCTGGTCAATCGGCTGAAAAAAGAACATCCCGAGCAAGAAATCCACTTCCTCTCACCGCTGGTCTGCATGTGTGCCACGATGTATCGAATCGATTTACCACACCTTTGCTGGAGCCTTGAGAATCTCGTTGCAGGAACCATCGTGAACGAAATCCAGGTCAAAGAGGATGTGTCGCGATGGTCGTTGATCGCTCTCGAGAGAATGCTTTCTGTGAAGTAG
- the hemW gene encoding radical SAM family heme chaperone HemW produces the protein MVVDRSRENAFCEVVNDSLQTWGWQEGDELPTAAYVHIPFCRHRCGYCNFSLLANRSDLYERFLVALERELTGLQVPRSVQTLFLGGGTPSILPLPLLSRLLELLQAWLPIAPATDIASSIVSPASEFSIESNPLDITPAFCEICVQHGIDRISIGGQSFQSHKLQQLERDHTPAQLLHAIEIAQEHFARVSVDLIFGAPDESIDDWCSDLDTLIAAGVGHVSTYGLTYEKGAKFWSLREKGALTPISEDCELRMYEDAIDRLTAAGFVHYEVSNFCRPGDQCVHNQTYWQGRPWWAFGPGAARYVGNRRSVNHRSTLEYIKRLESNRLPVDEAEDLNMDQQLRERFVFGMRQLCGVPWESWKNQGPAETNAEIDRLIERHVDQGWMQRVEDRIALTRMGLMVSDSLWSEYL, from the coding sequence ATGGTCGTTGATCGCTCTCGAGAGAATGCTTTCTGTGAAGTAGTGAACGACTCGCTTCAGACTTGGGGCTGGCAGGAAGGGGATGAGCTTCCCACCGCGGCGTATGTGCACATCCCGTTTTGCCGCCACCGGTGCGGCTACTGCAACTTTTCGCTCCTCGCCAACCGAAGCGACTTGTACGAACGCTTTCTCGTGGCTCTCGAGCGAGAGCTAACGGGGTTGCAGGTTCCTCGCTCGGTCCAAACCCTTTTCCTAGGAGGTGGAACGCCGTCGATCCTCCCCTTGCCATTGCTGTCGCGATTGCTTGAGCTTCTGCAGGCTTGGCTACCGATCGCACCCGCTACCGATATCGCTTCCTCCATCGTCTCGCCCGCGTCGGAGTTCTCGATCGAATCCAATCCGCTGGACATCACACCTGCGTTCTGCGAGATCTGTGTTCAGCATGGGATCGATCGCATCAGCATCGGCGGCCAATCCTTTCAATCCCACAAACTGCAGCAACTGGAACGCGACCATACGCCCGCTCAACTGCTCCATGCAATCGAGATTGCGCAAGAGCACTTTGCTCGCGTTTCCGTCGACCTCATCTTCGGTGCTCCCGACGAATCCATCGATGACTGGTGCAGCGATCTCGACACATTGATCGCTGCGGGCGTCGGGCATGTCTCCACTTATGGCCTGACGTACGAGAAAGGAGCCAAATTCTGGAGTCTCCGTGAAAAGGGAGCACTCACTCCCATCTCGGAAGATTGCGAATTGCGCATGTACGAGGACGCCATCGACCGACTCACGGCCGCGGGATTTGTCCATTACGAAGTCTCAAACTTCTGCCGACCGGGGGACCAATGCGTGCACAACCAAACCTACTGGCAAGGTCGACCGTGGTGGGCTTTCGGTCCTGGCGCTGCCCGCTACGTGGGGAATCGCCGAAGTGTCAATCATCGAAGCACCCTCGAATACATCAAACGGCTGGAATCGAACAGGCTGCCGGTTGACGAGGCGGAAGACTTGAACATGGACCAGCAACTTCGAGAACGTTTCGTTTTCGGCATGAGACAGTTATGTGGAGTTCCATGGGAATCTTGGAAAAACCAAGGGCCCGCGGAAACGAATGCGGAGATCGATCGTTTGATCGAACGCCACGTCGACCAAGGCTGGATGCAACGCGTGGAGGACCGTATCGCCCTGACTCGAATGGGCTTGATGGTGAGCGATAGCCTTTGGAGCGAGTACTTGTAA
- a CDS encoding hydantoinase B/oxoprolinase family protein translates to MNLAKIQVWCDVGGTFTDCIVRFPDGQRKSIKVLSHGVVQGVIANRDPDGKFTVSGRNDDPNAFWLGATLCFFDTKGHACGESTCSEYRNGTFSCSPPLLPQSHSVEIRSGMEAPILATRLLLGIAPTQSLPPLSIRLGTTRGTNALLTRTGERTLFVTTKGFADLLAIGYQERPSLFELSVCKRPVLYDRVMEIEERLDAAGNVSIAMDLEQARAQLKRAYDEGYRTLAVCFIHAYLQPEHERAIYRLAEEIGFHHTVLSHEVAPMIKAVSRGETTVLDAYLTPIIQTYLHRVREQFQQADADDLLIMTSAGGLVRADEYRGKDSVLSGPAGGAVALQSLGKSLGFPQLVGLDMGGTSTDVCRVDGELDLEFETVKAGVRMMTPTLRIHTVAAGGGSICWFDGVQLRVGPQSAGSQPGPACYGRGGPLTVTDLNVLAQRIRPESFPFPLDVPAAQRALQDVLQSLNATRPESPMSEWILIEGFRTIANEHMASAVRTISISQGADPREHALVCFGGAAGQHICQIAEQLGMTTILDPPQAGLLSAVGMGLATKQQTQSTPVYQLVKNLDAGWFEKIQSVLIAPEFRASDQWTTQLRIEARFAGTEGTIALRWTAEHWSPHRLEQLFREEHRKRFGYDRPNREVEIAVMHASIASKPLREPAPQSMEEGNTWIRSTSLWLDREEMEIGATYIGPLIVVSSGSTTCIDPGWRGTVLGDRTLLIRKQSVDSPENALPSSAIPQARTERIVDPVQREVFAQRLSAIATQMGTVLEQTAISVNVKDRKDFSCAVFHRSGDLIANAPHVPVHLGAMSATVQAVCDQFRDMKAGDCFITNDPYRGGSHLPDVTVITPVFANRDEENAEPDFFVACRAHHAEIGGIAPGSMAPNATCLAHEGVLIPPMRIADGGTDRSGDVERLLREAEYPSRNVEENLADIAAQQAANQYGCEALQELARRYGVRMMESVMEDIQAASQQKTEQWIASLPEQPMRFLDWMDDGTPIAVSITKTRDRDQHWRLRIDFSGTGPESRGNLNANPAIVTAATIYVIRCAIADDLPLNSGVMRCIDLFIPPGILNPSRRELPDRLRGPADGELLPSLEGDYWPAVAGGNVETSQRVVDCLLGALGLAALSQGTMNNFLFGNQSFGYYETIGGGAGATATHAGESAVHTHMTNTRLTDVEILEKRYPVRLVRFRVRRGSGGAGQQPGGEGIEREVQALVPLTVCLVTSRRGEYPPQGLAGGSAGKPGENWWIRANGESSRLGSNAQIDIEAGDSIRILTPGGGGYGPPLRSDG, encoded by the coding sequence ATGAATCTTGCCAAAATACAAGTTTGGTGCGATGTCGGCGGCACCTTTACTGACTGCATCGTTCGCTTTCCCGATGGACAGCGCAAATCGATCAAAGTGCTGAGCCACGGTGTAGTGCAAGGCGTGATTGCGAACCGAGATCCCGATGGGAAGTTTACGGTATCGGGCCGCAACGACGATCCGAATGCGTTCTGGTTAGGTGCAACGCTTTGCTTCTTTGACACGAAGGGACACGCATGTGGTGAATCGACTTGTTCCGAATACCGCAATGGAACGTTCTCGTGTTCTCCGCCTCTACTGCCACAATCGCATTCCGTCGAAATCCGCAGCGGTATGGAAGCCCCCATCCTGGCGACTCGACTTTTGCTGGGAATCGCTCCCACGCAGTCTCTCCCGCCCCTATCGATTCGGCTGGGAACCACTCGAGGCACCAACGCACTTTTGACCCGAACAGGTGAGCGGACATTGTTTGTCACCACAAAGGGTTTTGCAGATCTACTGGCCATCGGCTACCAAGAACGTCCGTCTCTCTTTGAATTGTCGGTTTGCAAGAGACCCGTTCTCTACGATCGCGTGATGGAGATCGAGGAACGACTAGATGCCGCGGGAAACGTGAGCATCGCTATGGACTTGGAGCAGGCCCGCGCGCAGCTGAAGCGAGCTTACGACGAAGGCTATCGGACCCTCGCAGTCTGTTTCATCCATGCCTATTTGCAACCGGAGCACGAGCGGGCCATCTATCGCTTGGCGGAGGAGATCGGCTTTCACCATACGGTGTTGAGCCATGAGGTAGCGCCGATGATCAAAGCGGTGTCGCGAGGAGAAACGACCGTGCTGGATGCGTACCTCACTCCGATCATCCAAACGTATTTGCATCGCGTTCGCGAGCAATTTCAACAGGCCGACGCCGACGATCTTCTTATCATGACCAGCGCGGGCGGATTGGTGCGGGCGGACGAGTACCGCGGAAAGGACAGCGTTCTTTCTGGCCCCGCTGGCGGTGCGGTGGCCCTCCAATCCCTCGGCAAATCGCTTGGGTTCCCCCAACTCGTTGGATTGGATATGGGGGGGACCAGCACGGATGTATGCCGAGTCGATGGTGAACTCGACTTGGAATTCGAAACCGTCAAAGCGGGCGTCCGAATGATGACCCCTACACTCCGAATCCACACGGTGGCCGCAGGTGGTGGGAGCATCTGTTGGTTCGATGGCGTTCAGTTGCGAGTCGGTCCGCAAAGCGCAGGATCCCAACCCGGCCCCGCTTGCTACGGCCGCGGCGGGCCATTGACGGTTACCGATTTGAACGTCCTCGCCCAGCGGATCCGACCGGAGTCTTTCCCCTTCCCGCTCGATGTCCCAGCAGCCCAACGCGCATTGCAAGACGTTCTCCAATCTCTCAATGCTACGCGTCCTGAGTCCCCCATGAGCGAATGGATATTGATCGAAGGCTTTCGAACCATCGCCAACGAACATATGGCGAGCGCGGTGCGCACCATTTCCATCTCACAAGGAGCCGATCCGCGCGAGCATGCGCTGGTTTGCTTTGGGGGCGCCGCGGGTCAGCATATTTGCCAAATTGCCGAGCAGCTCGGGATGACCACGATCCTGGATCCGCCGCAAGCAGGTTTGCTGAGCGCCGTTGGTATGGGATTGGCAACCAAACAACAAACACAATCCACTCCGGTGTATCAATTGGTTAAGAATCTGGATGCCGGTTGGTTCGAAAAGATTCAAAGCGTGCTGATTGCCCCGGAGTTTCGGGCCAGCGACCAGTGGACTACCCAACTTCGTATAGAAGCGAGGTTTGCAGGAACCGAAGGAACCATTGCCTTGCGATGGACCGCAGAGCATTGGTCCCCTCACCGATTGGAGCAGCTCTTCCGGGAGGAACATCGCAAGCGATTTGGGTACGATCGCCCCAATCGCGAGGTGGAGATCGCGGTAATGCACGCATCGATTGCCTCGAAACCCCTTCGCGAACCCGCCCCCCAATCGATGGAGGAGGGTAATACCTGGATTCGCTCCACCTCCCTATGGCTTGATCGCGAGGAGATGGAGATCGGAGCGACGTATATAGGGCCGCTGATCGTTGTTTCCTCAGGGAGCACGACGTGTATCGACCCAGGCTGGAGAGGGACTGTGCTAGGGGATCGAACGCTCCTTATCCGCAAACAGTCCGTCGACAGCCCTGAGAACGCCCTTCCGTCCTCGGCAATTCCACAGGCTCGAACCGAGCGAATCGTCGACCCCGTCCAAAGAGAAGTCTTTGCGCAACGCTTGAGCGCGATTGCAACGCAGATGGGAACCGTTCTCGAACAAACAGCGATCAGCGTCAACGTCAAGGATCGCAAGGACTTTAGCTGCGCCGTATTCCATCGTTCAGGTGATCTCATTGCCAACGCGCCGCACGTCCCTGTCCACCTTGGGGCCATGAGCGCGACCGTTCAAGCTGTGTGCGATCAGTTTCGCGATATGAAAGCCGGCGACTGCTTTATAACCAATGATCCGTATCGAGGTGGTTCCCATTTGCCAGACGTAACCGTCATTACTCCCGTATTCGCAAATCGGGATGAAGAAAATGCGGAGCCAGATTTTTTTGTCGCTTGCCGAGCCCACCATGCCGAGATCGGCGGTATCGCCCCCGGTTCGATGGCTCCCAACGCGACCTGTTTGGCGCATGAAGGAGTTCTCATCCCACCGATGCGCATCGCCGACGGCGGGACAGATCGCAGCGGGGATGTTGAACGCTTGCTCCGTGAGGCCGAATACCCATCCCGAAATGTGGAAGAGAATTTGGCCGACATTGCAGCGCAACAAGCCGCGAATCAATACGGATGCGAAGCGCTTCAAGAGTTAGCCCGCCGCTATGGCGTTCGCATGATGGAAAGCGTCATGGAGGATATCCAAGCCGCCTCGCAGCAAAAAACAGAGCAATGGATTGCTAGCCTGCCGGAGCAACCGATGCGGTTTTTGGATTGGATGGACGATGGAACACCGATCGCCGTGAGTATTACGAAGACGAGAGACCGGGATCAACATTGGCGTTTACGTATCGACTTCTCCGGAACAGGTCCCGAGTCGCGGGGAAACCTCAACGCCAACCCCGCCATCGTCACGGCCGCGACGATTTATGTGATTCGTTGTGCGATCGCGGACGATCTTCCGTTGAACTCGGGAGTCATGCGGTGCATCGACTTGTTCATCCCTCCCGGAATTCTCAATCCATCTCGTCGCGAGCTGCCGGATCGCTTGCGAGGCCCGGCGGACGGGGAGCTCCTTCCGTCCTTGGAAGGAGACTATTGGCCGGCAGTCGCGGGGGGGAACGTCGAGACCAGTCAGCGGGTCGTCGATTGCTTGCTCGGCGCCCTCGGCTTAGCGGCCTTGAGCCAAGGCACAATGAATAACTTTCTCTTTGGAAATCAGTCGTTTGGTTATTACGAAACGATCGGAGGAGGGGCGGGGGCGACCGCGACGCATGCAGGGGAGAGCGCCGTTCACACGCATATGACGAACACGAGACTGACCGATGTCGAGATCTTGGAAAAGCGATATCCGGTGCGATTGGTTCGTTTTCGAGTGCGCCGTGGAAGCGGTGGAGCGGGTCAGCAACCGGGCGGAGAGGGAATCGAGCGGGAGGTGCAAGCCCTCGTTCCGTTGACCGTCTGCTTGGTCACGAGCCGACGCGGGGAGTATCCCCCTCAAGGCCTTGCGGGCGGGTCTGCTGGAAAGCCAGGGGAGAATTGGTGGATTCGTGCGAACGGGGAGTCGAGCCGCCTTGGTAGCAACGCCCAAATCGACATTGAAGCGGGAGACTCCATCCGCATCCTAACCCCCGGCGGCGGCGGCTACGGCCCACCACTTCGTTCGGACGGGTGA
- a CDS encoding PAS domain-containing protein: protein MPQESGNINRPMRSEGPALPGTPWLLKANLVEAMIDKAREAILILDETFQVQMANPSFLRLVRLTLPDIRGRVIFELGSLQWDIPSLHHLLEERLSQQPEVDDWEVKLPIPHCGVRTFLLNARWIQPEAGPKLLFLYLDGLENQRPIDEQDSEYAERFQSVFKHTPIGISILDQFGRIKRCNPSFLALLGQSEEGCFTAI from the coding sequence ATGCCTCAGGAAAGTGGCAATATTAACCGGCCTATGCGAAGTGAAGGACCGGCCTTGCCAGGAACCCCCTGGCTGTTGAAGGCGAATCTAGTTGAAGCGATGATCGACAAGGCTCGCGAGGCTATTCTAATCCTCGATGAGACCTTCCAGGTACAAATGGCAAATCCATCGTTCCTTCGTCTCGTTCGCCTCACCTTGCCCGATATCCGCGGCCGAGTAATCTTCGAGCTTGGAAGCCTGCAATGGGACATTCCCTCCCTGCATCACTTGCTAGAGGAGCGACTTTCCCAACAGCCAGAAGTGGACGACTGGGAGGTCAAGCTCCCAATTCCACATTGCGGAGTGCGAACCTTTTTGCTGAATGCTCGATGGATCCAGCCTGAGGCAGGCCCCAAACTCCTCTTCCTTTACCTAGACGGCCTCGAAAATCAGAGACCGATTGACGAACAGGATTCCGAATATGCAGAGCGGTTCCAGAGTGTCTTCAAACATACACCTATCGGAATTTCGATTCTGGATCAGTTTGGTCGAATCAAACGATGCAATCCAAGCTTCCTCGCTCTCCTGGGCCAGTCCGAGGAGGGCTGCTTCACCGCCATTTGA
- a CDS encoding PAS domain S-box protein, whose amino-acid sequence MQSKLPRSPGPVRGGLLHRHLSEFIAMEDREANEIQFRKLQSRDISSYECELQFQRVAGEPVWVRQIAARLNGQSKGVAEVVVLAKDISKRKLDDSRIAADLQAMTKLQGIGAMFVRGRDAASVLDAIVDAAISINSASFGNIQLFHEKSCTLTVAAHRGFHPSCKEFWNPLTRDGVAHREALQHGNRVIISDIEENPARFSPEAIQEQREAGIRSLVATPLTSRTERHLGVFTTYYQLPHTPDERNLTLLDLLARQAADIIDRQEAEAILHDRDERLQSILDAASDSIVCIDSQGFITSINAATEKMFGYQREELIGKNVKILMPDPYSEQHDTYIRRYLQTGVPHVIGTGREAIAKRKDGTTFPIDLAVSEMDHLHLFTGIIRDISERKSLQHDILAIADEEQRRIRQDLHDSVQQELAAAGLVTQTLLRYLDRHHDALPTSFTASCKSLAEKIFSSISRAHREVREISTGLVSLPHTPTALVDSLRELAARTDEIEGIHCAFACDTPGKTISIDATHLYRIAQEAVTNALKHSQPEHILIKLTTDESQHTLEIADDGKGFDTNLQASGMGIKTMRYRAGLIGGTLSICPVENGGTLVCCRIPRNHDANDKQRIER is encoded by the coding sequence ATGCAATCCAAGCTTCCTCGCTCTCCTGGGCCAGTCCGAGGAGGGCTGCTTCACCGCCATTTGAGCGAATTCATCGCCATGGAGGATCGGGAAGCCAATGAGATTCAGTTCCGAAAACTGCAATCGAGAGACATTTCGTCCTATGAGTGCGAGTTGCAATTTCAAAGAGTCGCGGGAGAGCCGGTTTGGGTTCGCCAAATTGCGGCCCGTCTGAATGGTCAATCGAAAGGAGTGGCCGAAGTCGTTGTTTTGGCGAAAGACATCAGCAAACGCAAACTCGATGACAGCAGAATTGCTGCCGATCTCCAAGCCATGACCAAGCTTCAAGGAATCGGGGCAATGTTCGTGAGAGGCCGAGATGCCGCGTCCGTTCTCGATGCCATTGTCGATGCGGCGATCTCCATCAACTCCGCTAGTTTTGGCAATATCCAGCTCTTTCATGAGAAGTCCTGTACACTCACCGTTGCGGCTCATCGCGGTTTCCACCCAAGTTGCAAAGAGTTCTGGAATCCGCTCACCCGCGATGGTGTCGCGCATCGAGAAGCACTCCAACACGGAAACCGAGTCATCATCAGCGATATCGAGGAGAACCCTGCCCGTTTCAGCCCCGAAGCCATCCAGGAGCAAAGAGAGGCCGGAATTCGTTCGCTTGTAGCAACGCCACTAACGAGTCGAACCGAACGGCACCTCGGCGTTTTCACCACTTACTACCAGCTCCCACACACCCCCGACGAACGAAATCTCACTCTCCTCGATCTTCTAGCTAGGCAGGCAGCCGACATCATCGACCGGCAAGAGGCTGAAGCAATCCTGCATGATCGAGACGAACGCCTTCAATCGATCCTCGATGCAGCGTCCGACTCGATCGTTTGCATTGACAGTCAAGGCTTCATCACGAGTATCAACGCGGCCACCGAGAAAATGTTTGGATACCAACGTGAGGAGTTGATTGGAAAGAACGTCAAAATTCTTATGCCCGATCCGTATAGCGAGCAACATGACACCTACATAAGGCGATACTTGCAAACCGGTGTGCCGCACGTCATCGGAACTGGTCGTGAAGCCATTGCAAAGCGGAAAGATGGCACCACCTTTCCCATTGACCTCGCGGTAAGCGAAATGGACCACCTTCACCTCTTCACAGGGATCATTCGAGATATCAGCGAGCGAAAAAGTCTTCAACATGACATTCTCGCCATCGCAGATGAAGAACAGCGGCGGATACGCCAGGACTTGCACGATAGCGTACAACAAGAATTGGCTGCCGCAGGGTTGGTTACGCAAACACTCCTGCGTTACCTTGACCGCCACCACGACGCACTTCCCACATCCTTCACAGCTTCATGCAAAAGTCTTGCAGAGAAAATCTTTTCGAGCATCAGCCGAGCTCACCGCGAAGTTCGTGAGATCTCGACGGGATTGGTTTCGTTGCCGCATACCCCCACCGCCCTTGTTGACTCCCTTCGAGAGTTGGCAGCCAGGACGGACGAAATCGAGGGCATCCACTGCGCTTTTGCTTGCGACACCCCAGGAAAGACAATCAGCATCGATGCCACTCATTTGTATCGGATTGCTCAAGAAGCGGTCACCAACGCTCTCAAACACTCCCAACCAGAACATATCCTTATCAAACTGACCACCGATGAATCCCAACACACCCTTGAAATTGCCGACGATGGAAAAGGATTCGATACCAACCTCCAAGCGAGTGGAATGGGGATCAAAACCATGCGTTATCGGGCCGGATTGATTGGAGGCACCCTTTCTATTTGTCCCGTCGAAAATGGTGGGACGTTGGTTTGTTGTCGAATTCCGAGGAATCATGATGCAAATGACAAGCAGCGTATTGAAAGATGA
- a CDS encoding response regulator transcription factor — MTSSVLKDESAPPARVLIVDDHPVMRDGIATQISHEPGLTVRGEADDVEPALFLARERSPDLIIVDISLKTGSGIDLIKRLRERNPTTRILVSSMYDESLYAERSLQVGAMGYVNKQNAGETLITAIRRVLDGKTYLSPEMTARILKSRIGGMTVIGKSPLESLSNREMEVLTLIGHGNTTGNIAEKLFLSVHTIDTYREKLKTKLNLSTGAELNRFAAQWVLENG; from the coding sequence ATGACAAGCAGCGTATTGAAAGATGAGTCCGCTCCTCCTGCCAGGGTTTTGATCGTCGACGATCACCCGGTCATGCGAGACGGAATCGCAACCCAAATCTCCCATGAACCCGGACTGACCGTCCGCGGAGAAGCGGACGATGTCGAACCGGCATTGTTTCTCGCCCGAGAACGATCCCCCGATCTCATCATCGTGGATATCTCCCTCAAAACAGGAAGCGGTATCGACTTGATCAAGCGATTACGGGAACGCAATCCGACGACTAGGATCCTGGTATCGTCCATGTATGACGAATCGCTTTATGCAGAACGCTCCCTTCAAGTGGGTGCGATGGGATATGTCAACAAACAGAATGCAGGCGAAACGCTGATCACAGCCATACGACGCGTGCTAGATGGAAAAACCTATCTCAGCCCCGAAATGACAGCTCGCATCCTGAAAAGCCGCATCGGAGGAATGACCGTTATCGGAAAGTCCCCGCTCGAATCGCTGTCGAATCGCGAAATGGAAGTCCTCACGCTTATTGGACATGGCAACACCACGGGCAACATTGCTGAGAAACTCTTTTTAAGCGTTCACACGATCGACACGTACCGAGAAAAATTGAAAACGAAATTGAATCTCTCCACTGGTGCGGAACTCAATCGGTTCGCTGCTCAATGGGTTCTTGAAAATGGATAA
- a CDS encoding Hsp20/alpha crystallin family protein, producing the protein MIHNEEIHTMAGMMCTRKTGEMATRPYRRWLAPFQDLEDVLERFWADQGNGVGVPLFAPPLDMTEKDGEILLRMDLPGIDAKDIDIQVNGSQLTISGERKEEKEESGETYHRVERRSGRFSRSVLLPCHLQESKVDARYVNGVLSIRLPKTAEATSKHIVVKT; encoded by the coding sequence ATGATTCACAATGAGGAGATCCATACAATGGCGGGAATGATGTGCACTCGAAAAACCGGTGAGATGGCAACTCGTCCATACCGAAGATGGTTAGCCCCATTCCAAGACTTGGAAGATGTGCTGGAACGATTCTGGGCCGATCAAGGCAATGGAGTGGGGGTTCCTTTATTTGCCCCTCCCCTCGATATGACCGAGAAGGATGGCGAAATCTTGCTACGAATGGACCTTCCTGGAATTGATGCAAAGGACATCGACATTCAAGTCAATGGAAGCCAGCTTACCATCAGCGGAGAACGGAAGGAGGAGAAAGAGGAATCGGGAGAAACCTACCATCGAGTTGAGCGTCGATCTGGGAGATTCTCTCGTTCGGTCCTGCTCCCGTGCCACCTACAGGAAAGCAAAGTGGACGCTCGGTACGTCAATGGTGTTCTCAGCATTCGATTGCCTAAGACAGCCGAGGCGACTTCGAAGCACATCGTCGTGAAGACCTAG